A genomic region of Thunnus maccoyii chromosome 13, fThuMac1.1, whole genome shotgun sequence contains the following coding sequences:
- the auts2a gene encoding autism susceptibility gene 2 protein isoform X13 encodes MFAPPAALPPPPPLTSSTLPVPGHPAAGSAYSEQDLLRQELNTRFLASQSADRGASLGPPPYLRTEFHQHQHQHQHQHQHTHQHTHQHTFTPFPHAIMPTPAPPMVRTPARNFEKYPTKVDPFYRHSLFHSYPPAMSGLPPVIPPTGPFSSLQGAFQPKTSNPLDVSARPGAVPHTFLQKDPRLTDPFRPILRKPGKWCAMHVHIAWQIYHHQQKVKQQMQVDPHKLDFGLKPEFLSRPPGPSLFGAIHHPSDLARPATLFSAAGPTHPSAGPFGHPPHHPGNFLTPASHLEPFSRPSSFGGLGSLSSSAFGGLGNPALKSLTAANSMFGHKDGPNAQQHFNSNSNNSHQEPWNRLHRTPPSFPTPPPWLKPGESERSTSVSSHERDREPDKRDSLVSKDDKDRDSVEKRHPSHPSPVPVNPINLLGHSRPPEHHRNHLPPASAEPQRDKENKAKDREREHSDSWKDSGTDDHKLKDNQHSDKDTPVIHDGRVSEDKVSNRGTASPYIRQTSLERPNGGLSREVLEKKAELPYEHQKKSSEVKVKEERKEEQDGATERASEHPTQAPSTPNLHPPSSMPVPMGMAGVHPINSISSLERTRVVAPFMGISPIPGADRFPYPTFHWDPMRDPYRGLDIHRRDPLARDLLLRNDPLHRLAAPRLYEAERSYRDREPHDFNRDHAHPLALEQRREQERAHLEERDRLNMLREDYEHGRLHPTMHHPALDGHLPHPAPGLMAPGLPGMHYSRVSPSAAAAAAAAAAAAAAHQNGILNKTPPTASLSAPPPLIPTLGARPGSPRRTTPMATDIRDRPAHKDIEAR; translated from the exons ATGTTCGCTCCTCCAGCGGCCttgccaccaccaccaccactgacGTCTAGCACCCTGCCAGTACCTGGACATCCTGCTGCTGGGAGTGCCTACTCAG AGCAAGACCTTCTGCGTCAGGAGCTCAACACCCGTTTCCTGGCCTCTCAGAGCGCAGACCGCGGCGCCTCGCTGGGCCCTCCGCCCTACCTGCGTACCGAGTTCCACCAGCACCAGCATCAGCACCAGCATCAGCACCAACACACTCACCAGCACACCCACCAGCACACCTTCACGCCCTTCCCCCACGCCATCATGCCCACCCCAGCACCACCCATGGTGCGTACCCCTGCCAGAAAT TTTGAAAAATACCCAACAAAAGTTGACCCCTTCTACAGACACAGT ctcTTCCACTCCTACCCGCCGGCCATGTCTGGCCTTCCTCCTGTCATCCCCCCGACCGGGCCCTTCAGCTCGTTGCAGGGCGCCTTTCAGCCCAAA ACGTCTAATCCACTCGATGTGTCTGCAAGACCAGGAGCCGTCCCGCACACATTCTTACAGAAAGACCCCAGG CTAACGGATCCGTTTCGGCCCATTCTCAGG AAACCGGGGAAGTGGTGCGCCATGCACGTCCATATCGCCTGGCAGATATATCACCACCAACAAAAAGTAAAG CAGCAGATGCAAGTCGACCCTCACAAGCTAGACTTTGGCCTCAAGCCTGAGTTCTTGAGTCGACCTCCGGGCCCCAGCCTCTTCGGCGCCATCCATCACCCCAGCGACCTGGCACGGCCCGCCACACTCTTCTCCGCtgcag gTCCTACACACCCATCAGCAGGTCCCTTTGGCCATCCACCCCACCATCCTGGAAACTTCCTCACCCCAGCATCTCACTTAG AACCTTTCAGTAGGCCTTCATCATTTGGAGGACTGGGATCCCTCAGTTCATCAGCCTTCGGAGGACTGGGAAATCCAGCACTAA AATCCCTAACAGCGGCCAACTCGATGTTCGGCCATAAAGATGGCCCGAATGCACAGCAGCACTtcaacagcaacagtaacaACAGCCACCAGGAGCCATGGAACCGCCTGCACCGTACACCGCCCTCCTTCCCCACACCACCACCCTGGCTGAAGCCCGGAGAATCTGAGAGGAGCACCTCAGTCAGCTCACATGAGAGGGACAGAGAACCTGACAAACGGGACTCGTTGGTCAGTAAAGACGACAAGGACAG GGACTCTGTAGAAAAGCGTCACCCGAGCCATCCATCACCAGTCCCCGTCAACCCCATCAATCTCCTTGGCCACAGCCGGCCTCCTGAGCACCACAGAAACCACCTGCCCCCTGCCTCTGCAGAGCCTCAGAGGGACAAAGAGAACAAGGCCaaagacagggagagggagCACTCAGACTCTTGGAAGGACAGTGGCACAGATGACCACAAACTCAAAGACAACCAGCACAGTGACAAGGACACACCTGTCATCCATGACGGACGAGTGTCAGAGGACAAAGTATCCAACAGGGGGACGGCGTCACCCTACATCCGACAGACCAGCCTGGAACGTCCCAACGGCGGCCTGAGCAGGGAGGTCCTAGAGAAGAAGGCAGAGCTGCCGTATGAGCACCAGAAGAAGAGCAGTGAGGTcaaagtgaaggaggagaggaaggaggagcaAGATGGAGCCACAGAGAGGGCAAGTGAGCACCCAACACAGGCACCCTCCACGCCAAAcctccaccctccctcctccatgCCTGTGCCCATGGGCATGGCTGGAGTCCACCCAATCAACAGCATCAGCAGTCTGGAGAGAACTCGAGTGGTGGCGCCCTTCATGGGTATCAGCCCCATCCCAGGAGCTGACAGGTTCCCCTACCCCACCTTCCATTGGGACCCAATGAGGGACCCCTACAGGGGTCTGGACATTCACAGACGGGACCCTCTGGCCAGGGACCTGTTGCTAAGGAATGACCCTCTGCACCGGCTGGCAGCGCCACGCCTGTACGAGGCCGAGCGCTCCTACAGGGACCGTGAGCCTCATGACTTTAACCGTGACCACGCCCACCCTCTGGCCctggagcagaggagggagcAGGAGCGTGCCCACCTGGAGGAGCGCGACCGCCTCAACATGCTCAGAGAGGACTATGAGCATGGGCGCCTCCACCCAACAATGCATCATCCAGCCCTTGACGGACACCTGCCCCACCCTGCCCCAGGCCTTATGGCCCCTGGACTCCCGGGCATGCACTACTCCAGGGTCAGCCCCtcggctgcagcagcagcagcggcagcagcagccgcCGCCGCAGCCCATCAGAACGGTATTCTGAACAAAACACCACCAACCGCCTCTCTGAGTGCCCCGCCACCGCTCATCCCCACACTGGGCGCCCGGCCGGGCTCACCCAGACGGACTACTCCCATGGCCACAGATATCAGAGACAGACCGGCTCACAAAGACATTGAGGCACGGTGA